In the genome of Ensifer sp. WSM1721, the window GGCTACGCCTCGTTCGGAGACTGGCGCGCCTTCGATGGCTATCGCCATACGGTCGAGCACTCGGTCTATGTGCGAACGGACCAGCGCGGCGGCGGCATCGGCCGGGCTCTGATGGTGGCGCTCATCGAACGCGCGGAGGCACTCGGCAAGCACGTGATGGTCGCGGGGATCGAGTCTGGCAACGCGGCCTCGATCCGTCTGCACGAGCGATTGGGCTTCAGGCAGACCGGGCAGATGAAGGAGGTCGGCACGAAATTCGGCCGCTGGCTCGATCTTACCTTCATGCAGCTAATCCTGCCGACGGGGGCTCCGGACTGAAATCGCGCGCCACGGTTTTTCACCGCCGTCGAAGGTGTTATCTATAGGCAC includes:
- a CDS encoding GNAT family N-acetyltransferase; translation: MIRDTVEADLEAIRDIYNDAVMNTTAIWNETLVDVANRAAWLKARKAAGFPVLVAVSDAGEVVGYASFGDWRAFDGYRHTVEHSVYVRTDQRGGGIGRALMVALIERAEALGKHVMVAGIESGNAASIRLHERLGFRQTGQMKEVGTKFGRWLDLTFMQLILPTGAPD